A window from Fragaria vesca subsp. vesca linkage group LG5, FraVesHawaii_1.0, whole genome shotgun sequence encodes these proteins:
- the LOC101304875 gene encoding protein notum homolog — protein sequence MGDVRLGQWLNLLVCSALLLKATGVPVGITILQTAVAKGAVCLDGSPPAYHWDKGFGSGLNNWLVHIEGGGWCHNVTNCLGRKNTRLGSSKKMLKEIPFSGILSNRQSLNPGFYNWNRIKVRYCDGSSFTGDVAAVDPATGLYFRGARVFRAVMADLLAKGMGKAVNAVLSGCSAGGLTSILHCDNFRALFLPSGTKVKCVSDAGYFINVKDISGAQHVQEYFTDIVTTHGSAKNLPPSCTSKLRPDLCFFPQYVVPQIRTPIFYVNAAYDSWQIKNIVVPGVADPHGTWRNCKLDIKNCSPTQLKTMQNFRLQFLSAIGGVSNSAVKGMFIDSCYLHCQTELQETWSMPNSPLLNKTTIARAVGDWFYDRTSFQKIDCPYPCNPTCHAPIFDPNVRLE from the exons ATGGGTGATGTAAGATTAGGCCAATGGTTGAATCTTCTAGTATGTTCTGCGCTACTACTAAAAGCAACAGGAGTTCCTGTGGGGATCACTATCCTTCAGACTGCGGTTGCCAAAGGAGCCG TTTGTTTGGATGGGAGCCCCCCAGCTTACCATTGGGATAAGGGATTTGGTTCAGGACTTAACAATTGGTTGGTTCACATTGAG GGAGGAGGATGGTGTCACAATGTCACAAATTGCCTCGGCCGTAAGAACACTCGTTTAGGTTCATCAAAGAAAATGCTGAAGGAAATACCGTTTTCTGGAATTCTAAGCAACAGGCAATCGTTAAATCCAG GCTTTTACAATTGGAATAGAATCAAAGTCAGGTACTGCGATGGTTCATCATTCACTGGTGATGTTGCGGCAGTAGACCCG GCTACTGGTCTTTACTTCAGAGGAGCAAGGGTTTTCCGCGCTGTCATGGCTGATTTATTAGCAAAAGGAATGGGGAAAGCAGTAAAT GCTGTTCTCTCTGGTTGTTCTGCTGGTGGATTGACCTCTATTCTTCATTGTGATAACTTTCGTGCTCTCTTCTTACCTTCTGGGACCAAAGTGAAATGTGTTTCAGATGCTGGTTACTTTATTAATGT AAAGGACATTTCTGGAGCACAACATGTTCAAGAGTATTTTACCGATATTGTTACAACACAT GGTTCTGCGAAGAATTTGCCTCCATCTTGCACTTCAAAATTGAGACCAGATTTG TGTTTCTTCCCTCAATATGTGGTACCACAGATTCGGACACCAATATTCTATGTAAATGCAGCCTATGATTCATGGCAG ATAAAGAACATTGTCGTACCAGGAGTTGCTGATCCTCATGGAACTTGGCGAAACTGCAAGCTTGATATAAAGAATTGCTCACCCACTCAGCTCAAAACCATGCAAA ACTTCAGGTTGCAATTCTTAAGTGCAATTGGTGGTGTGAGCAACTCTGCAGTAAAAGGAATGTTCATAGACTCTTGCTATCTGCACTGTCAAACTGAATTGCAGGAGACTTGGTCAATGCCTAATTCCCCACTCCTCAACAAAACG ACAATTGCAAGGGCAGTTGGAGACTGGTTCTACGACCGAACTTCGTTCCAAAAGATAGACTGTCCTTACCCTTGCAATCCCACTTGCCATGCTCCCATTTTTGATCCAAATGTGCGCTTAGAATGA
- the LOC101305179 gene encoding protein notum homolog — protein MASARIGQWLSPLVCLLILLKAESHPVELTLVQSAVAKGAVCLDGSPPAYHFDKGFGAGINNWLVHIEGGGWCKDVESCVERTKNFRGSSKHMEKTISFSGVLGKKETLNPDFYNWNRIKVRYCDGSSFTGDVEAVNPATNLHFRGGRVFLAVIDDLLAKGMMNAKNALLSGCSAGGLASILQCDNFRSLLPAGTNVKCLADAGYFINAKSISGSQQIEAFYSQVVALHGSAKHLPASCTSRLNPGLCFFPQNVVPTLRTPIFLVNAAYDSWQIKNILAPSAADPKGSWKSCKMGIKNCSPAQIQTMQDYRTTFLNVLNGGLTSPSHGAFIDSCYAHCQIGTQETWLAADSPVVGKTTIAKAVGDWYYNRSPSKKIDCPYPCNPTCKNKEFGSS, from the exons ATGGCCTCTGCCAGAATAGGCCAGTGGTTAAGTCCTCTGGTATGTTTACTCATATTGCTAAAAGCTGAAAGCCATCCTGTGGAACTCACTTTGGTCCAGAGTGCAGTTGCCAAAGGAGCTG TTTGTTTAGATGGGAGTCCACCGGCATACCACTTTGACAAGGGATTTGGTGCAGGGATTAACAATTGGTTGGTTCATATTGAG GGAGGAGGATGGTGCAAGGATGTTGAGAGTTGCGTTGAGCGGACAAAAAACTTCAGAGGTTCATCCAAACATATGGAGAAGACAATATCTTTTTCTGGGGTTCTTGGTAAAAAGGAAACTTTGAATCCAG ACTTCTACAACTGGAACAGAATCAAGGTTAGGTACTGTGATGGCTCATCATTCACCGGTGATGTGGAAGCAGTAAACCCA GCTACAAATCTTCACTTCAGAGGAGGAAGGGTTTTTCTTGCTGTCATTGATGATCTCTTAGCAAAAGGAATGATGAATGCCAAAAAT GCACTACTCTCTGGTTGTTCAGCTGGAGGATTGGCTTCTATTCTTCAATGTGATAACTTCCGTTCTCTCTTGCCCGCTGGAACTAATGTGAAATGCCTTGCGGATGCTGGTTACTTCATCAATGC GAAGAGTATTTCTGGATCACAACAAATTGAAGCTTTTTACAGTCAAGTGGTTGCACTACAT GGTTCAGCAAAGCATTTACCTGCATCATGCACTTCAAGATTGAATCCAGGATTG TGCTTCTTCCCACAAAATGTGGTACCGACACTCCGGACCCCTATTTTTTTGGTAAATGCTGCTTATGATTCGTGGCAG ATAAAGAATATTTTGGCACCAAGCGCTGCTGATCCTAAAGGCTCATGGAAAAGCTGCAAGATGGGTATAAAGAACTGCTCACCTGCACAAATTCAAACCATGCAAG ATTATAGGACAACTTTCTTAAATGTACTCAATGGTGGTCTCACCTCTCCATCTCATGGAGCCTTCATAGACTCTTGCTATGCTCACTGCCAAATTGGAACACAAGAGACATGGTTGGCGGCTGACTCCCCGGTTGTCGGCAAGACG ACAATTGCGAAGGCAGTCGGAGACTGGTATTACAACCGAAGTCCATCAAAAAAGATTGATTGTCCTTACCCTTGCAATCCTACCTGCAAAAACAAGGAATTTGGTTCAAGCTAG
- the LOC101305474 gene encoding uncharacterized protein LOC101305474 isoform 2, which translates to MDWGFIHKVWEKWASLSVGSSGRPLKAAILLNYDPTGPSRLLSTIVEQEGIKVTPIELSQFINFIKCDNLRTESFIIGPNQYVVTSIHENWFCARCMNTSKPAGEGAIVMQTATFFLVALYDGSIGSASRAMFAVDQFVWQLNRRNL; encoded by the exons ATGGATTGGGGATTTATTCACAAAGTTTGGGAGAAGTGGGCTTCTCTCAGTGTTGGCTCTTCAG GTCGCCCTCTAAAAGCTGCTATACTCCTCAACTATGATCCAACTGGACCGTCTCGCCTCTTGTCTACCAT CGTCGAACAAGAAGGGATTAAAGTGACTCCTATTGAATTGAGCCAATTCATCAACTTCATCAAATGCGACAACCTCCGCACAGAGAGCTTCATTATTGGGCCCAACCAAT ATGTTGTCACATCAATTCATGAGAATTGGTTCTGTGCAAGGTGCATGAACACATCAAAACCAGCTGGTGAAGGGGCTATTGTTATGCAAACAGCAACATTTTTCTTGGTTGCACT ATATGATGGCTCTATTGGCTCAGCTTCTCGTGCTATGTTTGCTGTTGATCAGTTTGTGTGGCAATTAAATCGACGAAACCTGTAA
- the LOC101305474 gene encoding uncharacterized protein LOC101305474 isoform 3, whose protein sequence is MDWGFIHKVWEKWASLSVGSSGRPLKAAILLNYDPTGPSRLLSTIVEQEGIKVTPIELSQFINFIKCDNLRTESFIIGPNQYVVTSIHENWFCARCMNTSKPAGEGAIVMQTATFFLVALFSCYVCC, encoded by the exons ATGGATTGGGGATTTATTCACAAAGTTTGGGAGAAGTGGGCTTCTCTCAGTGTTGGCTCTTCAG GTCGCCCTCTAAAAGCTGCTATACTCCTCAACTATGATCCAACTGGACCGTCTCGCCTCTTGTCTACCAT CGTCGAACAAGAAGGGATTAAAGTGACTCCTATTGAATTGAGCCAATTCATCAACTTCATCAAATGCGACAACCTCCGCACAGAGAGCTTCATTATTGGGCCCAACCAAT ATGTTGTCACATCAATTCATGAGAATTGGTTCTGTGCAAGGTGCATGAACACATCAAAACCAGCTGGTGAAGGGGCTATTGTTATGCAAACAGCAACATTTTTCTTGGTTGCACT CTTCTCGTGCTATGTTTGCTGTTGA
- the LOC101314385 gene encoding uncharacterized protein LOC101314385, giving the protein MGSSGSKAATPSSSGDGGQRRRSKSFGGRVFRSSCLRIKSRSHRSDDDEQVCEHQNKGSRIIAPCTNQTVTDQDRAKEYFRKVNVQQSDEMPCISSNVELNEWGDASINDTVSRTDPSSAQDSATPSLNPSGRFLSRFSFVPGNVSFRLSRATSLGSSRSYPLSSTSVTVLNNDDDLHLQTGPSTSLVGRDESQEGCEFLPESLVNRAPTQFFEDTSGSLGLNTVESGFSGNLQDNQTNSSIQVGRNANGRIIGVHNRYSGSQEPVERNVRFSRTLSVGRLRDRVLRRSSLSDLTFSSMQQEGEVRDTNQGDDTRTLAPESSVVNLQNGSGDPPSNMLNSLFSNQDFEVETIRPREARYHDLLEHRSNFLERRRRIRSQVRALQRLGSRFENVSGHERSCILSGHQRTGRCTCRSSNRDALPNDNSSARASISRIVMLAEALFEVLDEIHQQSVVLSSRPSVSSIGSVPAPNEVVESLPVKLFSKVQKHQNEEAAQCYICLVEYEEGDEMRILPCNHEFHKTCIDKWLKEIHRVCPLCRRDVCRSDQPIEN; this is encoded by the exons ATGGGATCGAGTGGCAGCAAAGCGGCGACGCCGTCGTCGTCCGGTGACGGTGGCCAGAGGCGGCGATCCAAATCCTTCGGCGGCAGGGTGTTCCGGTCGTCTTGTCTAAGGATCAAATCTCGATCTCACCGCAGCGACGATGACGAGCAG GTTTGTGAACATCAGAACAAAGGAAGTAGAATTATTGCTCCTTGTACAAACCAGACTGTCACAGATCAGGATCGTGCAAAGGAGTATTTCAGAAAGGTTAACGTTCAACAGTCTGATGAAATGCCTTGTATATCTTCAAATGTTGAACTCAATGAATGGGGTGATGCTAGCATCAATGATACTGTCTCCAGAACTGATCCCTCCTCTGCTCAAGATTCTGCTACTCCATCTTTGAACCCTTCAGGTCGTTTCCTTTCCCGTTTTAGTTTCGTTCCTGGCAATGTAAGCTTCAGGCTAAGCCGAGCAACCAGTTTGGGGTCATCTAGGTCTTATCCTCTATCATCAACAAGTGTCACAGTTTTGAATAATGATGATGACCTACATCTGCAAACAGGACCTTCTACCAGTTTGGTTGGTAGAGATGAAAGTCAAGAAGGTTGTGAATTTCTTCCAGAATCACTGGTTAATAGGGCTCCTACACAATTTTTTGAAGACACTTCTGGTAGTTTAGGATTAAACACTGTGGAATCTGGTTTTTCTGGCAATTTGCAAGACAATCAGACAAATTCTTCTATACAAGTTGGCAGAAATGCTAATGGTAGAATAATAGGGGTACATAACAGATACTCAGGATCTCAGGAACCTGTAGAACGAAATGTTCGTTTTAGTAGAACCTTAAGTGTTGGGAGACTTCGTGACAGGGTTCTTCGTCGATCATCTTTGTCTGATTTAACATTTTCTTCCATGCAACAAGAGGGAGAGGTGAGAGATACAAATCAGGGGGATGATACAAGGACATTGGCACCTGAAAGTAGTGTTGTAAACTTGCAAAACGGGTCTGGTGATCCTCCTTCCAATATGTTGAATTCATTGTTTAGCAACCAAGACTTTGAGGTGGAAACAATAAGACCAAGAGAAGCCAGGTATCATGATCTGCTCGAACACAGATCAAATTTCCTCGAGCGGAGGAGAAGAATTAGATCTCAG GTTCGTGCACTTCAGCGGTTAGGGAGCCGTTTTGAAAATGTGTCTGGACATGAGAGGTCTTGTATATTATCTGGTCATCAGAGAACAGGTCGTTGTACATGTCGTTCAAGTAACCGAGATGCCCTTCCAAATGATAACAGCAGTGCTAGGGCAAGCATATCCCGAATTGTTATGTTAGCTGAGGCTTTGTTTGAG GTTCTGGATGAAATTCACCAGCAATCTGTGGTTTTATCCTCCCGACCTTCTGTATCTTCAATTGGATCTGTTCCTGCACCTAATGAAGTTGTAGAATCTTTGCCTGTCAAATTATTTTCCAAAGTGCAAAAACATCAGAATGAGGAGGCTGCACA ATGCTACATATGCCTTGTGGAGTATGAAGAAGGAGATGAAATGCGGATACTGCCTTGCAATCATGAATTTCATAAAACTTGTATTGACAAGTGGCTCAAGGAGATTCACAG GGTATGCCCACTTTGTCGCCGGGATGTCTGCAGATCGGACCAGCCCATAGAGAATTAA
- the LOC101314671 gene encoding putative F-box/FBD/LRR-repeat protein At5g62970-like encodes MFRRNVVEFEFVLEHFPIPQDLFMCKTLRSLKLYWYENDLSVEPPELGCFPNLKVFHAIVGASQVPSFVKLLSRCPVLEFLTIEGITQCGDDQVNDIEVTGAQMKTLKIRFESDQLNGDTSGGFKININAPKLENLYIRTDGSVSFSFTGSVKSLVNVSIAFGEFEAEKPPIFCGLLDVVSSVKYLTLSASRFKDWHLPAFGNLNQLELVLWDCNYMELLALFLHSAPNLEDIILVCSTKFEVEDSVFQWNPPEEVPVCLSSHLKTISP; translated from the coding sequence ATGTTTCGGCGGAATGTTGTTGAATTTGAGTTTGTTTTAGAGCACTTTCCAATACCCCAGGACCTTTTTATGTGCAAGACACTGAGGAGTTTGAAGCTATACTGGTATGAGAACGACCTCAGTGTTGAGCCTCCTGAATTAGGTTGTTTTCCAAATCTGAAAGTTTTCCATGCTATAGTTGGTGCTTCTCAGGTGCCTTCATTTGTAAAGTTATTATCTAGATGCCCTGTGCTTGAATTTTTGACTATTGAAGGAATTACGCAATGCGGGGATGATCAGGTTAATGATATTGAGGTTACTGGGGCTCAAATGAAGACTCTGAAAATTAGGTTTGAAAGTGATCAACTTAATGGTGATACTAGTGGCGGTTTTAAAATCAATATCAATGCCCCAAAGCTTGAAAATCTTTATATCAGAACTGATGGCTCGGTATCTTTCTCTTTTACGGGGAGTGTGAAGTCTTTGGTAAATGTTAGTATTGCTTTCGGAGAATTTGAAGCAGAAAAACCACCGATCTTTTGTGGCCTTCTGGATGTTGTTTCTAGTGTTAAATACCTAACTCTTTCGGCTAGTCGGTTTAAGGATTGGCATCTCCCAGCTTTTGGTAATCTGAACCAATTGGAGCTTGTACTTTGGGATTGCAATTACATGGAATTGCTAGCTCTGTTTCTGCACAGTGCACCTAATCTCGAAGATATTATCTTAGTGTGTAGCACCAAATTTGAAGTAGAAGATTCAGTGTTCCAATGGAATCCGCCAGAGGAAGTGCCTGTTTGTTTGTCATCACACTTGAAGACTATCTCTCCATAA